One Felis catus isolate Fca126 chromosome D2, F.catus_Fca126_mat1.0, whole genome shotgun sequence DNA window includes the following coding sequences:
- the NEUROG3 gene encoding neurogenin-3, whose protein sequence is MAPHPSGVPAVQATHETEQPFQGASDAEVTCVASAPPSPARVQGGCAEEEGGGCRGASRKLRPRRGGRSRPKSELALSKQRRSRRKKANDRERNRMHNLNSALDALRGVLPTFPDDAKLTKIETLRFAHNYIWALTQALRIADHNLYGLEPPAPPCEELGSQDGGSPGEWGSLYSPVSQAGSLSPAASLEERPGLQMPASPTGLRPGALAFSDFL, encoded by the coding sequence ATGGCGCCTCATCCCTCGGGTGTGCCAGCTGTCCAAGCGACCCACGAGACAGAACAGCCCTTCCAGGGCGCCTCGGACGCCGAAGTGACCTGCGTTGCGTCCGCTCCGCCCAGCCCGGCTCGCGTGCAGGGGGGCTGCGCGGAGGAGGAAGGGGGCGGCTGCCGAGGCGCCTCGAGGAAGCTCCGGCCGAGGCGCGGGGGGCGCAGCCGGCCCAAGAGCGAGTTGGCTCTGAGCAAGCAGCGGCGGAGCCGGCGCAAGAAGGCCAACGACCGCGAGCGCAATCGGATGCACAACCTCAACTCCGCGCTGGACGCGCTTCGCGGCGTCCTGCCCACCTTTCCCGACGATGCCAAGCTCACCAAGATCGAGACGCTACGCTTCGCGCACAACTACATCTGGGCGCTGACGCAGGCGCTGCGCATAGCAGACCACAACCTCTACGGGCTGGAGCCGCCCGCGCCGCCCTGCGAAGAGCTGGGCAGCCAGGACGGCGGCTCCCCGGGAGAATGGGGCTCCCTCTACTCTCCGGTCTCCCAGGCGGGCAGCCTGAGCCCCGCCGCCTCGCTGGAGGAGCGTCCGGGGCTGCAGATGCCTGCCTCCCCTACCGGTCTGCGCCCCGGCGCCCTAGCTTTCTCAGACTTTCTATGA